One Salvia splendens isolate huo1 chromosome 12, SspV2, whole genome shotgun sequence genomic window carries:
- the LOC121759211 gene encoding uncharacterized protein LOC121759211, with translation METHGSIANDLYSNILESSSVDSDRRINTVQVNDNFHESNADDLWYDDDSCEDSVEKSSKALDMDREWNRRHDQFHTLGYRDGLIAGKETALQEGFNIGFKDSVLTGYNWGLVRGISSAMASLPSALKEKLVETEETRKRIQQLHESVQCISSAESLKLFYEEQKRKSLKQETAEPRSSETNQSSDAGVLENYKVQLQSILHESPLIEGHLKITP, from the exons ATGGAG ACACATGGGAGTATTGCTAATGATCTCTATTCAAATATCCTGGAATCATCAAGTGTTGATTCAGATAGAAGAATTAATACAGTCCAAGTGAATGATAATTTCCATG AAAGCAATGCAGATGACTTGTGGTATGATGATGACTCTTGTGAAGATTCTGTTGAAAAATCGAGTAAAGCACTCGATATGGACAGGGAGTGGAATAGGAGGCATGATCAATTCCACACG TTAGGCTACCGTGATGGTCTCATTGCTGGCAAGGAGACTGCCTTACAAGAAGGGTTCAATATCGGTTTCAAGGATTCTGTGCTTACTGGATACAATTGGGGTCTTGTGAGAGGGATTAGTAG TGCTATGGCTTCCTTGCCCAGTGCCTTGAaggaaaagttggttgaaacaGAGGAAACTCGAAAAAGAATCCAACAGTTGCACGAGTCTGTGCAGTGCATCTCATCAGCAGAATCTTTAAAACTGTTCTATGAAGAACAGAAAAGGAAATCACTGAAGCAGGAAACAGCTGAACCCCGTTCCAGTGAAACCAATCAAAGCTCGGATGCAGGTGTTCTTGAGAATTACAAGGTACAGCTTCAGTCGATTCTTCACGAATCTCCTCTGATTGAAGGCCATTTGAAAATAACTCCTTAA